In Stenotrophomonas sp. ASS1, the following proteins share a genomic window:
- the map gene encoding type I methionyl aminopeptidase, with amino-acid sequence MIKRPDEIALMAESGRLLAQVFAALDQLPLQGRSTMEINDFVERMIVDELQARPASKGQYGFPYVLNTSIDNVVCHGVPSTTDVLRNGQIVNLDITLEKNGYIADSSTTYRVGEVDYTARRLVQTTYQAMWKGIAAVRPGARLGDIGHAIARHARSHGYSVVKEYCGHGIGQEMHEEPQILHYGHPNTGMVLEEGMVFTIEPMLNQGKPAIRQQPDEWPVYTRDGKLSAQFEHTVAVTRNGVRVLTLRPGETPLCAVDAA; translated from the coding sequence ATCATCAAGCGCCCCGACGAGATCGCGCTGATGGCCGAATCGGGTCGCCTGCTGGCGCAGGTGTTCGCCGCGCTCGACCAGCTGCCGTTGCAGGGCCGCAGCACGATGGAGATCAACGATTTCGTCGAACGCATGATCGTCGATGAACTGCAGGCGAGGCCGGCCAGCAAGGGCCAGTACGGCTTCCCGTACGTGCTCAACACCTCGATCGACAACGTTGTCTGCCACGGCGTACCCAGCACCACCGACGTGCTGCGCAACGGCCAGATCGTCAACCTCGACATCACCCTGGAGAAGAACGGCTACATCGCCGACTCCAGCACCACCTACCGGGTCGGTGAGGTCGACTACACCGCGCGCAGGCTGGTGCAGACCACCTACCAGGCGATGTGGAAAGGCATTGCCGCCGTGCGTCCTGGCGCGCGCCTGGGCGACATCGGCCACGCCATCGCCCGCCACGCGCGCAGCCACGGCTACAGCGTGGTGAAGGAATACTGCGGCCACGGCATCGGCCAGGAGATGCACGAGGAACCGCAGATCCTGCACTACGGCCATCCCAACACCGGCATGGTGCTGGAAGAAGGCATGGTGTTCACCATCGAACCGATGCTCAACCAGGGCAAGCCGGCCATCCGCCAGCAGCCGGACGAATGGCCGGTGTACACCCGCGACGGCAAGCTGTCGGCGCAGTTCGAGCATACGGTGGCGGTCACTCGCAATGGCGTGCGCGTGCTGACCCTGCGCCCCGGCGAGACGCCGCTGTGCGCGGTGGATGCCGCCTAG
- a CDS encoding ParD-like family protein, with protein MGIVNIDDTLHDQLRRACTVSSRSINAQANFWIRVGMLCELNPTLSFQDIVASELRAAGVQPPLLPPGQV; from the coding sequence ATGGGCATCGTCAACATCGATGACACCCTGCACGACCAGCTGCGCCGTGCCTGTACCGTCTCCAGCCGCTCGATCAACGCCCAGGCCAACTTCTGGATCCGGGTCGGCATGCTGTGCGAGCTGAACCCCACGCTGAGCTTCCAGGACATCGTCGCCAGCGAGCTGCGCGCGGCCGGCGTGCAGCCCCCGTTGCTGCCGCCGGGCCAGGTCTGA
- a CDS encoding VOC family protein, giving the protein MPQTVIPQLRMRHADTTLPFYVQGLGFVVDWEHRFEPGFPLFAQLTRDGQTIFLTEHSGDCEVGGAVYFIVEDVDALHRAFSAAGVPIEQPPHDTEWGSREMLLRDPDGNRLRFATDAS; this is encoded by the coding sequence ATGCCCCAGACCGTCATCCCCCAGCTGCGCATGCGCCACGCCGACACCACCCTGCCGTTCTACGTGCAGGGACTGGGCTTCGTGGTTGACTGGGAACACCGCTTCGAACCCGGCTTCCCGCTGTTCGCCCAGCTCACCCGCGACGGCCAGACGATCTTCCTCACCGAACACAGCGGCGACTGCGAGGTCGGCGGCGCGGTGTACTTCATCGTCGAGGACGTCGACGCCCTGCACCGCGCCTTCAGCGCCGCAGGCGTCCCCATCGAACAGCCGCCGCATGACACCGAATGGGGCAGCCGCGAGATGCTGCTGCGTGACCCCGACGGCAACCGCCTGCGCTTCGCCACCGACGCGAGCTGA